DNA from Rhipicephalus microplus isolate Deutch F79 chromosome 5, USDA_Rmic, whole genome shotgun sequence:
tggtCAAATCGATGGTCCGTCCGCGTTATCAACGCgatcagaccccccccccccccccgggtggTGGATGAGAAGTATAAGTATGGCAAGACATAAGACATTGCTGGGCATCAGCACCCCCTGACCCCCGTGTTCTTAAACAAGTCTCGACTCGAatttcatccttcacttgaccGAGTAGAGCGTAGCGCCGCTGCTATACTGAGAATGACGCCGCACTTCTCGAGAATCGCTGCGGCTTATCGCCGATGTGCCGTGACTAGTTCTGCCTAgagacgacgataccatcgactttCTCAAGCCAAGGTGGTGCGTTGTGTGAAAGGACGTTGCAGAATACGGGGACGAATGTTTCAGCTTTCTACGTCGTTTGAATTCACCGTAAACCATGCACGCGGAAACTGAAACAgtgagcagctttttttttttttttgaactggttgattgattgatatgtggggtttaacgtcccaaaaccaccctatgactatgagagacgccgtagtggagagctctggaaatttcgaccacctggagttctttaacgtgcacccaaatctgagcacacgggcctacaacatttccgcctttatcggaaatgcagtcgccgcagccgggattcgattccgcaacctgcgggtcagcaccttagccacaagactacTGCGGCGGGGGCTTTATGAAACTGGAAGTGCAACCGTGTTCGGAAGGAATTTTCTTCTGATGGGCGCGGatttttctgtctgtccgtctgcgtGTCCCTGAGTTCGTTCGTTCGTCTCTCCGTGCATCCGTATATATTTTCTTCTGAATTTCTTTTTCTCTGGTAAACGCGGCTTTCGAATACTCGCTTCGATGATAATCTGCTGACGCGCGTCTGAAGGAGACATGCGTAATTAATGTAAACGTTATAATGAATAAGCTGAATAAAGGCGCCTTTCCCGGTAACGTGGAGCGGGAAATAGTTTAACGTGACTGCAAGAGATAACGACACGTCCATGTCGAGCGCACGTTCCCTACTTCGCACCAAGACCAAGTCTGGGACTAAAAATATTTCATCAATTTCCCTGAAGCCCGAGCAGCCACAGTAGAGTGCACCTTAGTCAATGTGTGTCGGACCCGGTTGCTACAGAAACGCGTCCCTCTGGCTCACGAGTTACAATAatcttttgaaaaagaaaaatatcgcagcatatccacggagtgaatgatgataaatgGAACGAATCGTCTGTCTGTTGggctgtctgtccatctgtctgtccgtgcatcaattcgtctgtctgcctgtttgtccgtccgtgcgtccatccgtacttccgcccgtgcatccgtctatctgtccgttctTCTGtgtgcctgtttgtctgtctctttctctgtctgtctgtttgtctgatactgccggttacgcctgacgcaggacaaagTTAGATTGAGAGGAGCTGCGCCCCTGCAAGTTGCGTCACGTCTGTACTACTCTTTACAATGCAGCGTGGTTAGCTACTAGCTTTGCTTACCTTTCTTTCCTCCAAGCCGTAACAAAAACGTTTCGGTATAAATATGACCAGGTGCCTGCAGCAGAGTGGAAGTTACGAAGTGTGCAAGCCACATGCTTTCACAGCAAAGCATAGTTCTCAATTAAGTTGCTTTATGATTGGCAAGACGTTCGTTTGGCACGTGGTGCTTTAGATCGATACGTGATAGACTGATCCCACTTCGCAAGCAATACGCCTTTCGTTATCATATCGGTAACCACCAATAATTGTGTTAATGAAGCAACATGACAGCACCGACGCACACAGGACCGCCCACTTCGATTCGAACCAGTGCTTTCTACTTGACCACTAAAGAAACAACGTAATCGGCTGTCGATTGGTGTCATATCATGTCATGGACAAAGTGTCAAGTATATCTTGTCCTTATTATTGAGTTCTACTATTCGCTCAGCTGCGCCTTTCATGTCTGACGCTCCGAGAATTCGATCCTGGATCATAAGTATCGTAACGTGTACTCACTAATACATCGATGCCGAAGCGCCTTGACATAAATCTAAAGCAAATACAAGCGTCACACCAGGACGACGTGATAAACTTGAGGCGGTGGGCACCCGCGTCGACGGGTGTAGccatgttctgtttttttttttttagtggtgtCGTCTGCTCGCAGAACTTGTGCGTGTAGACGCCATAGGGATGCTTAGCAGACGATGCAGCGTGTATTAATACACGTGGAGGGGCTTTTAGACCTTCCTATTGGCTAAACGGCCCTGCAGCCTCCACAATGCTGAAAGCATCTTCTGAGGGAGAGTTGCACCTAAATTCGAGGCTGAGCGCACCAGCTTCAAAAAACGCCGTcatgttttctttcgttttatcGTTATCATTATTTCGCATTGTGGTGCTGCCGCCTGTTCGCTTTACTCGCTCAaaaagttcgcacagacgccatgGGGGCGCCAAACAGACGATGCAGCGCCGATGAATAAATTGCGAGTGATTTGCGGTCTTCTTATTGGCTCAGCAACCCGTACCATCTGCAGTGCTGCGACTGATTTGCGAGAATGAGTTTATAGGTTGAAGTCCGTGCTTATATGAGTCGAGATgtcctgtttttttgtttttttaatcgcTATGCTCGGTAAGCAGTGTGCTGTTTCGGGCAATAAGATCTCACTTTCTGGGAACGAGTAAGAGCATTTGCGATGAAAATCTATCGTATACGCGAGGTCCCGTCGCACGTGCCATCCTCGTTATGGCACCGTCAGACTGAAAACCTTAACACCTCTTATTTTCCTAAAGTTGCGTGTCACTCGCGTTGGCTGGTACTCTTGTCCCTGTTGCGTCCATTTcttcaaaagagagagagaccgaGAGCGGCGAGAAAATTCTTTTTCATGACGGGCGTTGGTAACGTTATGAAACTAAAGCGTTTGACAGCTGCGTGAACCCAGCATTTTACTCCAAATTCGCCGCATGACATGATGTGCTTTCAATCTTGAACTGTATTGACACCAATGTCCGATGTCTTGCCCCGATTTTATGAATTACACGCAGTAATTTCACCTTCCGCGGCCAAGTTGGCGCTGGTAAGCAATTTTCAGAAGCCAAATAGTATTGCTGGGGTCTAACGTCTCAAATGCACCATATATTTAGGAAGGATGCCGTATAGTAGCGAACTCTGAAAGTTTCGACCATCTTGTGTTCTCTAATTTGCATACGCGTCAAAATATCCGGGTGTCTAACATTCGGCCTTCATTGAAATGCGGCGgctgcggctgggattcgatcccgtgacctgccgcTCGGTACTCAATCACAATAACCACTGGACCAACACAGTGGAGACGAAAGCGTTCGCAAAATCGTACACAGCACCATAGGGGAGACATGGAAGATATACCACGACGCGCTTATCCTTATATTGTCCTCGTCTGCTCGCGCCGTGAAAATATTTCGCGGCGTATACGGTTGACAGCTGCTGCTGCATTCTATGTACCGTATATACGGTTCATAAACATGTGACGCGTTTAATCTACCTTATCGCATGCGGGATGGTATCTTTGTTAGCTTACCAACTTGACTTTATTAACCGATTATTACAAAGCCATGCGGTCTATGGACGGAAACTTGAAATACGGCCAGTGTTCGTAACTGTGACATTCTGATTATTACAAAGCCATGTGGTCTATGGACGGGAACTTGAAATACCGCCAGTGTTCGTAACTGTGACATGCTGCTCCGTGCGTAAGAAGGCGATGTTCACTACACCGTCGCCTTCTTCCTGTCCACCTCTCGAGGTTTCTACATCGGCAGGCGAGCCCTGAAGGGCgtcatcttcgaaaacgagcGCGGATTTGGGGTACGCCGCTATCACCTTCTAGGAAGCATCGGGCCAAAGGTGTCTGCCGGCTTTAGCTCACTATCTGTCTTTGCGATAGCTTGCTGATTACATTGTGTACGCCTTCACTTCCATTCGAGCGAGTGGCAATAACCGTAAAGGCGGCACTGTGCTATCGATAAGGGGTATTTTGTGTATGCGTCGAACACACGTGGTGCTACGCTGAATGACCGAGCGCATTTGTCAACGCTCCCAGGCCTGACGCGATTTGTGAAGAAAACGTAGATAGCGAATCCTAAAGATTCTCGAAGCACGCCGTATTTATGCATGAGCGTATACTGGTTTACGTATGGTCTGAGCCGTTCCGCCGTGCGCGGTTGGGGTTAGTTCGGGCCCCGCCGGCATGTAGCACTCGCCTCATCCGATGCTGCTTTTGCCTTCGTTCGGTGGTGTCTAGTGTTCAATTCTATCCAATTGAATTGAACGGACCTGCCAAGTGTACGCACTCAGTCTTGGGCCGATTCCTGCAGGGACAGCGGCGTGGCGATGGAATCCTTTTGGACCCGACACCTGCCGGCGTCCGTCAACAGGCAGCTGCTGCCGCTGAAGGCGCACTTCTTTCTCTACCTCGCAGGTACGTGGTGTGCGCACATCCGTGTGTTAACGCGCATCGTTCGTGCGCCTCTATACTCAGTCACGTGTCATGTCGTTCACGTGGTTTCGCTGGCTTGCGCCAGCCCGCCCTTGACATGCCCAGGACAGTTTCTGATATACAGCAATGCAACTAATTTAATTCGGTGAGTAGATGTACTTGTTAGGTGCGTGTGATTTTTCGTGTTTGTTGAAAAGACCGCTTGAAATGTATACCTTCGTGTAATTCACGCGGAGTAGTGTGTTCTCTTGAACTGGCGTAGGTAACGCCTTCAAATCGCTCATGAACATTAACAAGTGTGCATATCCGCATATTCATTGTGAGTCATTATTCCTTAAATAAAAAGCAAATCTGACCTTTTTTATTTTCCTGTATTAGTGTAACGGGTTTACATGTATACGATCTACGGAAAGAAGCAAACAGAAAGAAGGTAtatggaggttaaccagaaagcttTCCGGATGGCTATCCTACAATTTAGCCCGTTTCCATTGAAACTAGGCAAGATTAATTTCATCGGCTTAATATGGTTAACTGCGTTGTTTTACCGTATATAGCGTATGCAATATGTGCATATTCCGAGGCGACGAAACTGCGCTTGGGCTTGAAATGATACCTCATGTGAAGCAAAACAGAGAGGCGAGCGAGTGGGTACTGATTCATACCAACGTGAatatagcgcaaaaaaaaaaaaaaatacggacaAGAAAGGCTACACCACAAGCGCTTACTCGCAACTGAAAGCTTTAAATTCTTGAACCAAAATCATGTAACACCTACACTTGGTGCTCAACGAAATCCCGCGCATGCGCATCGTGGGCGAAACAAGAGGCACTAATACAAACCAAGAACATGCTTGTTGGAATAATCGCGTTAGTGTGTGCTGCGTTACATATCAGCGCTTtatatgtaataataataataataatatctagggtTTCACTTCCCGAAGTCACGATGTGATTGTGAAGGAGGCCGTAATGGAGGGcccccagaaatttcgaccatccggtgttctcCAACGTGTGCTTACATTGCACAGTACACTGACCTCttatcatttcgcctccatcgaaatgtgaccgctgccgccggggtcgaacccgtgaccttcgggatAGCTGAGCACCATGAGCTCTGCCTCACTGCGATGGGCGCATTTATTGACAAGGTCTGGTGACAGCATTACGAATTGAAATGTTATTTTTTGGTAACCATCCAGTATTTGAAACAGTCGCCCATTAATATTGTTACTGGAATGACGGGGCAGTAGACTGTAGTCTTTAGACTACTACACGTTGTACGTATTTGTATAATAGCGATGGCAGCACTAACCGGTTCAGCTCAGAGAttgagcagagagagagagagatcttccaTCTTTTCGTCCGGCGCACACGCGCATAGTTCAAAACTATGCGCGCATAGTTCAAAACTATATGCGTTCAAGACTGGCGATATGCAGGCAACAATGTTCGACCATTCCAGCGACTAGAGGCGGCGCTACGGTGCgtcgaaatggcggacgagacggcgatgtcgcgagcgtgcacgtcagcgtcgcagagcgtgaagacgcgttcgttggttcatgactactgagagaccgcCGCACTGCGTCACAGATTATCcccgtgtgacagcttcggagcacggctgcatggcgccgcctgcgtcgctggaatgaccgaatactGTGTTACGCTACGCGCTTCGGGAGCACGCACAGCGTACCTTTGGTATTCGCCGTGGCTCCGACGTGTGTCACCGCAAAAAAGCGAGGGCAACTATAACTATAGCAATAATAGATGATGCTCTTTCCTTATTTACGGCCCTGCGTAGCTGCGTTAATTGGGTTTTCAAACTaatactttttttatttcaaataatAGAGCGAAGGTACGTGACGTGAAATGGTCATCCGGGTTGACCATTTCACGTCATGTACCTTCGCtctattattttttctttctgttgctCGAAACCTGCGCCATCTCGTCTCTGATGAAAGAGTTGGTAACAAATTCACAGTTGCTGATTTTGGAAGATGTTCAGCGATATAcggctgtttctctctctctctttttcaataACGATAGCGAGGGCAGCGCACATCAGGAATCATAGCTTGCGCTACTATAGCATGAGCTCTACAGCGAGTGCTAATCGCCCGACATCACGAGTATGGAACAACTGGCTTTTCACCAAACTAAAGTTCACTGCGTTGCGCTATAAAGATGACACTGTCGTAACACCGCAACCTCCCTGATAATAGAGGACTGAGTTACGTATATTTCCAGTTTGGCCCGAAGGGCCATCTTGCTAAGTTATCGTACAATAACATTATAAATCggcccgccacgatggtctagtggttaagccACTCTGCTGCTCACACGCAAGTCACGGTATCGAATGCCGgcggcggtggccgcattttcaatggacgCGAAAGCTTGAGgtccgtatgctcagatttgggtgcacgttaaagaaccccaggtggtcgaaatttccggagccctccactacggcgtgtctcataatcatatggtggttttgggacgttaaaccccaacaaatatAAACCTGATGAATCACTCCCCAATAAATTCTATACCacagtttttgtatttttgtatgtTTTGTATTTCAAGGAAAGTGAAAACGTGGCGCCGATGGGGGCAAAATGCGAGGAGggaagtgattcttaaatgaaaagaagataaaagtgagcaccgtagctgtctctcagggggaggacacctcaacagtagctcacgagggatgggggtaaggagggatgaaaaggatagggaggaattaaaggtatagatatagagagaggatcaggaagaaagagaggcgcaGGGATAGCCACATATGGAagtaagaagaagataggaaagatggatatggtcgcaggagtccgatagcggggcaccactcggcgagagctcttgtcggcgtcaggagatggcgtagggcgagacAGTCGGCCACagctgtgctgtcgtcggagaacgctggggcacaaccggtcggcacgaaatctagCGAGCGAACCCGCGTACGAAATGTTAGACGCCCGTATTATGCGACGTCAGTGCTCTTCAAAGAACACTGGATGGTGAAACTTTCCGGagtccctccactatggcgtctctcattctCGAGCGTATAGTTGTCTTGGAACGTAAAGTTCTAGCTATTATTACAATGAAAAACACTTGGCCGCTATGTAAGCGTGCTAAAGATAGTTGTGATACTACCTTAGTTTAAAAAATTTGGCTACATTTTAGTCTCTTTGTGCTTGCGCGCACTGGAACCGGCGAGATTGGCTCCCGCCCCAAATTTCGGGTGTGCCGTGTCTTTGCTGGAACCGGTAGCATTCCTCGTGCCTCGTAATCGTTCTTTCACCCCTTTCTCTGCCCCGCTTTAATTCTGtgtttttcttgttcttgttccaCGGCTCGTCGAGCGCTGAGCAGCTGCAGATTGACTTCTATTCAAGTCAACCTCCCCGCAAGTCTCGCACTCCGCCTTCGTTGGCGCTCTCGCGGGTGCATTCTTAGACAGAGAGAATATTAAATGTTGTTGCTTATTTGTGACTACGATAGCTGTTGACTTGAGTGGACAAATCAGGGTGGTACAAGCGACTCTTACATCTTTTATATTGCGAATGTAGTGCTAGTGTTTATCTGCGAAGGGgcgaacgaacgcagggatgtgCGAGGGTTCATTGACTGACGAGCGCGTCTCATACAAACCATCTtgatttttttcctctttctttttcttaaccATGTGATGGTTTCCGTGTTCCTTAAGGGTACACTAAATGCAAATAATCagttatgtcagagtgaaagctgagTGTATGACGACGTCTAAAACGATGATATAATTAACTAAAGTTCCCTACTTATTGAGGAATTAACTGAGTGTACCACGTGATGGGCACTACGAGGGATATTTTGGAcatgatcccgatgacgtgagAGCGTCcgactacaattaatcactaataATCAAACTAGCTACAATAAGGAAaagcttccgtgcatcaagagacgtcaTAAAATAGTGCTGGTTCTTTCATGTTTGATCTATAAAAAAGAGCACTACCGAGGGTTACAGGTGGAGCCAcatagcggggcccagttgaaccaagcacgcctgcCATCTTTAAGGCCATGGCAGGCAATTGTACAGtgcaatggctgttgttgctgctgtggctcccgttATTTTCGCTCCGCTGCTATAGGGTCGctggccgcgcagtaaagccacGAAACCTTGTGCCCGGCCACACTCACGTGACACGGACTACATTCAGGTGGAGCTTTTGAAGTTTGCTTTTGACCATTGAACTTTGAAATTTTTAACTTTGAACTTTTTAACTTTGAAGTTTGCTTTTTGAGCTTTTGAAACGCGATGAGGACCACTAttacgtgattttatttcaaaataagcactttattcgcacaaaagtagcactacgaggtttctggactgctgtTTCATGAATAAATATCGACTTCATATTTGCCTTTCTTGTACTATAAACGACCTGTCATGCCTCTGATAGTGACATTTTTTCAGAAAGCTCGATAATAATTCTAAAATTCTTTTCCATGTGTCACCACTTGCACGTTTTCCGGCACATTTGCAATGAATAGACTTTCGTATAGAACCGTGCTTTGTTCACGCAAGTCGCCAATGGAGCTTTTCTACTCCGTATGCCATATCTTGCATGTGACGTCACGACTGACCGCTGATTTTTAGTTCCCTGTTTAGGCAGGCGACTTGCTTTAAATCTTATGCTAACTTGCATGACGTCATAATTTAAGTGCAACTCTGGCGCATCAATGCATACATTCGCTATTCTGACTGCGTATTCTGACTGCGGCGCCGAGAGTCTCGTGCAAACTGTTGAACCAAGTTTTAGAACATTTGAGTTATAGCTGACAACCTGCATGCCgttattcgtgttttttttttctttttgcaaatgACTTATTTGCATCCGCCGTCATCGTACATGTATTCGACATGTTTCAATACTTTTCAGCAATCCACGCCAATCATTATGGAACTTTCACAGCAGCTAGCAGTTGAGTGTACGTTGCAAGTCGTCTGATGTCGCAAAatattatttgtttttcttttatctttcAGGACAAGCTTGCGTGTTCCCTTACTTGGCTGTGATTGGGCGACAGAATGGTATCAACGCCGCCACGATCGCCATCATCTTCTCACTGACGCCACTGACCGCCGTCATCATAAAGCCCGTATGCGGATTCGTCATTGATCGGACGCAAAACGCCACCGCTGTCATTGTCTTCCTTCAAGTCGTTTTGGTCATCTTCCACGGGATTGTATTCTGCAGTCCCAGTATCAAGGCCCACTCCGATAGTTCATTCACCGGCTACCTAAACTGCAACTCTAGTCAACTGGTGATATCTAACTCAAGTTCAGCCTCTTGTGTCGTCTCCGGTGCTCGTGAAGGCTCTCCGTTTTCCTGCAACCTGACCGTGTTCGATGAAGCCCGATCAGTGGACGTCACCGCCACCGGTGCATCGGACACCGTTGTTAACTTAAAAGGCGTGTCTAGCATATGTGGCAATGTATCTGCTAGCGGAAGAGTCGCCAATGAAACCTACGCCGTACTGCGTTGTCCGTGCGATACCAGTGTGTACAGCGGCAATTTTTGGATCTACACCGTATCGGTCGTTGTCTCGTGGGTGTGCGCGGCAACCCTGTACACAGTTACCGACGCTGCCGTTTGTGAGCTGCTGGGCGACAAGGTGAATGTCTTCGGTCGCCAACGTCTCTGGGGCACCATTAGTTGGGGTATTGTGAGCCCGTTGATTGGGATGATGATCGACGAAGCGAGTAACTCTGCCTACACAGACTACAAGCCGGGCTTCTACGTCTTTGTGGTAGTCATGCTTTTGGACATACTCCTTCTACTGCGTATGCCCCGCCTGCGTACGGCAGACTTGTCCCTGAACTTGTTCAAGGATGTCGCCACCCTGTTTGGCAACGCCGAGATTGTGCTGTTCACCGTGTGGACATTCATAGTGGGTGCCCTTATCGGTGTCCTCTGGTCTTTCAGCACGTGGTACCTAGAGGACCTGCACGCCTCCAAGCTGATGATCGGCCTTAGCAACACCGTGATGAGCCTGTGCGTCGAGGTTCCGCTCTTCTTCGTCTCAAACACAATACTCGAGCGCATTGGGTACTTCTTCTCCTACTCGACCGCTTTCCTGACGTTCTCGATAAAGTTCATCGGCTACTCGTACCTCGTCAACCCCTGGTATGGTCTCATCGTGGACATCCCTGGCGGCGCCATCTTTCCTCTTGCCTACTCCGCCATGACCGTGTTCGCCAAGCGAGCTGCCAAGCCTGGGACGACAGCCTCGATGATGTGCATCTTGGGCTCGACTTTGGAAGGTCTCGGTGAGTGCTTTCTGTACTCTTTAGGATCAGTAGTGGGCACCGATCTGCCTTTATGGTAgcatgcgaaagcgcgccagccTAGCAGCGCTATGCTGGCAGTGTGAACATTGTAAATTAAAGGTCGATTCATTGGTGACTGGAAGCGGCAACCCTGATCCGTAGATGTTCTCCTCCTAACTCTATAGCACAATGCAACACTTCGCTTCCACGAGAAACTACGAGCTGTGCTATCTGTGCCGGCGGCCACGCATCCCGAGCGTCCTATTCCAATCTGTGAGTACTGTAGGTACGAGGGTAGTTCGACAAAAAAACTTAAGCTTTTCTAGATCGAATGGTTGCAGCAGATGGTGCCATAATCTTACACTATAAGATAATGAAACATTCTGTCATGGTTACATCATGATTTCTGTATATTGGTCAAAAGACAAAGTGTCCATTCGTAAGTAGTGCTTAACGATGCATCTGCTGAACGCTGTTTTTCGGCATGGTTATTGGGAGTTATAGTGTGTAGCCGGAAAAGTGTGGCTCTGCTATTCGCCGTTACAATCAGCCGTGCATTCACTTTTACATCCAGCACAATGACTGACCTTCTCAAATCTTTATTTTTCGTTGCTGCTTCTTTCAATAAGCACAGTGTCTGCCCTGTTCCTCCTACAGTTGAATTTAACGACCCCACATTACCCTGTTAGTCGCATACTGTAGAAGCACGGGGCGGCAAGGTTAGCGTCGCCTAAGTGGTGGCACATGTTCACTATTCGTGTTTAGAAAAACTATATTGTGTTCATGCACTCTATTTCAGTCCAGTGGTTAAGCTTATGGTATTTTAATTTTCATTTTAGGCGTTGCAGCCGGCAACATGCTGGGTGGAATGAGCATCGACAGAATCGGCGCCCGTTTGACGTTCCGCTACCTTGGCTACGTTTCTTCGGGGTGCGCTGTTTTATGTACTTTGAGCTACCTGTGCCTTCTGCTCCTGGGCCGAGGTCGTTTAGGTGAGCATCGTGTTGAGAATTGGTCGCACTGGTAGTCAGCTTTCACAGTTACTGTTTTATCTCAGAGAGCTGGCTGTGTATAACTTCAGGAGCAACAGATGTATTCATGCCGGCTTTTGATTGCGGAATAAGATTGCCTCCTAGGTCTCAGTGCCACATTTATGCTCTTCTTTCGTGAAACTGTTGCAAATGAAGAGAAAACAGCTCTTCTGCCCAGTACATGCTGCTTAATTTTGAAAAACCCGgagaaaatagaaagaaatgtGTCACCTGAAAAgttaaagaaataaaacaaatcgAGGGGGTGTCATAATCCCCCTCTAGTGACGGACCTGAATAAACGGTGCTGCATGTGGTTACAGAATTAGATCAagaaatgtaaaaataaaaacgtgCCAGAGTAAACGTTCAGACTAAAAATTATCAAGTACGAAAATTTTATGCTTAAGCATATAAAATTCAAAgcatttctctgtctgtctgtctgtctgtctgtctgtctgtctgtctgtccgtctgtctgtctgtctgtctgtcacatggACCCTATGATGTTCATAAACGTTACCATAGGCTATCCAGTTTTATAAAAACATTACTTATTGTCATGCGGTCCTAATGTTGACAAAGGCAGCAGTCGACGTGTCCATGGTGAAACTTTTTACTTTGCCGAATTAGTGACTGGGCAACAGAAACCTATTTCCGATCATCTTGGGATCATCTGTTAGGCTTGGGCTCGCAAACGCGAACAGCTGAGTTTACAACGCAGTCACCTCCCTCTGCCATGCTTTTCGTAACATCGACTGGCAAGTTATGTGCGATCTGCTCATTTTCTTTCTGTAGTGTACCTTCAAGATCACATAAGCAGTTAATTACACCACTCATCGCAGCCAAAGGTGACTTAATTACTGCAATTTTATTAAAGTCAAGCCTTGTGCCCTGCCCTGTTGTCTTTACGCCAGACTCCTCGTGCAGGGGCTACAGCCCAATCGGAGAAGCTCCGCCTGGCGGGGGCCAAGAGTCACGAGCCGATGAAGAACGGTAGTGCCCGCAAGTGTGACAGTGCTGCCAACAATGAATGTGTAGAACACACTTACTTCTGACAATCGGTTGCGGGTTTCGATCTGTGCCTGCCGCTTGCTGCTGTTCAGGGAACGGCTGTGAGAAGATATCCACCTGATCCACCACCGCCCTCAAAGGAACCAAGGATCTTCGAGGGCATTGAAAGGATCTATACCACCAGTACTCAGTGACATGCTATTCACGGCTAGTTAGCCGCTAAGAAGCCTGTGAACTCAAACCTTCGAATACTGTATACGGATGCGTGCGTGTCACGTGCATGTGGTTTTCACGGCATGCTTTGTCTTGCCATAACGTTTGGCATAACTTACCATGCGAAGATCTCTACATACTTTTCTAGGGAATAGCTGCAATGATGTTGGAAACTGGGCAAACGTCGCTCTCGGAGGAGGCCTCGGGTCTTCGAGGACACTACTGGAATCTGTTTCATTACTCGGTCACTTCTATCCACACCGTGTTAGCCGTTGAGACACCTCTGAACGAAAATTTATGAATGGTGTTTGGCTGTGTGCGTGTATTCGTGCCTGTGGTTCTTACTGCATGCCTCAATATAATATCTGGCATAAGATACTATGCGAA
Protein-coding regions in this window:
- the LOC119174646 gene encoding major facilitator superfamily domain-containing protein 6 isoform X1 produces the protein MVTRESVRRSVSCADDYGTVAKQEAGTIKRDSGVAMESFWTRHLPASVNRQLLPLKAHFFLYLAGQACVFPYLAVIGRQNGINAATIAIIFSLTPLTAVIIKPVCGFVIDRTQNATAVIVFLQVVLVIFHGIVFCSPSIKAHSDSSFTGYLNCNSSQLVISNSSSASCVVSGAREGSPFSCNLTVFDEARSVDVTATGASDTVVNLKGVSSICGNVSASGRVANETYAVLRCPCDTSVYSGNFWIYTVSVVVSWVCAATLYTVTDAAVCELLGDKVNVFGRQRLWGTISWGIVSPLIGMMIDEASNSAYTDYKPGFYVFVVVMLLDILLLLRMPRLRTADLSLNLFKDVATLFGNAEIVLFTVWTFIVGALIGVLWSFSTWYLEDLHASKLMIGLSNTVMSLCVEVPLFFVSNTILERIGYFFSYSTAFLTFSIKFIGYSYLVNPWYGLIVDIPGGAIFPLAYSAMTVFAKRAAKPGTTASMMCILGSTLEGLGVAAGNMLGGMSIDRIGARLTFRYLGYVSSGCAVLCTLSYLCLLLLGRGRLDSSCRGYSPIGEAPPGGGQESRADEER
- the LOC119174646 gene encoding major facilitator superfamily domain-containing protein 6 isoform X2, with translation MRDSGVAMESFWTRHLPASVNRQLLPLKAHFFLYLAGQACVFPYLAVIGRQNGINAATIAIIFSLTPLTAVIIKPVCGFVIDRTQNATAVIVFLQVVLVIFHGIVFCSPSIKAHSDSSFTGYLNCNSSQLVISNSSSASCVVSGAREGSPFSCNLTVFDEARSVDVTATGASDTVVNLKGVSSICGNVSASGRVANETYAVLRCPCDTSVYSGNFWIYTVSVVVSWVCAATLYTVTDAAVCELLGDKVNVFGRQRLWGTISWGIVSPLIGMMIDEASNSAYTDYKPGFYVFVVVMLLDILLLLRMPRLRTADLSLNLFKDVATLFGNAEIVLFTVWTFIVGALIGVLWSFSTWYLEDLHASKLMIGLSNTVMSLCVEVPLFFVSNTILERIGYFFSYSTAFLTFSIKFIGYSYLVNPWYGLIVDIPGGAIFPLAYSAMTVFAKRAAKPGTTASMMCILGSTLEGLGVAAGNMLGGMSIDRIGARLTFRYLGYVSSGCAVLCTLSYLCLLLLGRGRLGATAQSEKLRLAGAKSHEPMKNGSARKCDSAANNECVEHTYF
- the LOC119174646 gene encoding major facilitator superfamily domain-containing protein 6 isoform X3 gives rise to the protein MVTRESVRRSVSCADDYGTVAKQEAGTIKRDSGVAMESFWTRHLPASVNRQLLPLKAHFFLYLAGQACVFPYLAVIGRQNGINAATIAIIFSLTPLTAVIIKPVCGFVIDRTQNATAVIVFLQVVLVIFHGIVFCSPSIKAHSDSSFTGYLNCNSSQLVISNSSSASCVVSGAREGSPFSCNLTVFDEARSVDVTATGASDTVVNLKGVSSICGNVSASGRVANETYAVLRCPCDTSVYSGNFWIYTVSVVVSWVCAATLYTVTDAAVCELLGDKVNVFGRQRLWGTISWGIVSPLIGMMIDEASNSAYTDYKPGFYVFVVVMLLDILLLLRMPRLRTADLSLNLFKDVATLFGNAEIVLFTVWTFIVGALIGVLWSFSTWYLEDLHASKLMIGLSNTVMSLCVEVPLFFVSNTILERIGYFFSYSTAFLTFSIKFIGYSYLVNPWYGLIVDIPGGAIFPLAYSAMTVFAKRAAKPGTTASMMCILGSTLEGLGVAAGNMLGGMSIDRIGARLTFRYLGYVSSGCAVLCTLSYLCLLLLGRGRLGATAQSEKLRLAGAKSHEPMKNGSARKCDSAANNECVEHTYF